A stretch of the Aminipila terrae genome encodes the following:
- a CDS encoding DUF2149 domain-containing protein, whose translation MIRNSGLGSRRSLRSKKEEINPLDGVANLVDIMLVFSCGLMVSLVLNWNVDLSKVSDIITKEDLMQVKNLDQAIENGTLSEDYNSKGFVYEDPKTGKMYIVKK comes from the coding sequence ATGATCAGAAACAGTGGACTCGGGAGCAGGCGTAGTTTACGCTCAAAAAAAGAGGAAATTAATCCTTTGGACGGGGTAGCAAATCTGGTAGATATCATGCTGGTATTTTCATGCGGATTGATGGTATCACTGGTTCTTAACTGGAATGTAGATCTTTCCAAAGTTTCGGATATCATCACAAAAGAAGATTTGATGCAGGTGAAAAATTTAGATCAAGCTATAGAAAATGGTACATTGTCTGAAGATTATAATTCAAAGGGTTTTGTTTATGAGGATCCCAAAACGGGGAAAATGTATATTGTTAAAAAATAA
- a CDS encoding MotA/TolQ/ExbB proton channel family protein — protein sequence MGDWQSNSGIFHGETEARENVPGLIRKIHADGAVNLRDIIENSVLIKRQKEALFMLTESGDMSRASLTAMAQRLLATEEGRYEKATAITDLVSKLGPMFGLLGTLIPLGPGVMALGKGDIQTLSMSFASAFDSTIVGVITAAVCFVISNIRKRWYDDYMISFEAVMECVLEEVTNDDQKQWTREQA from the coding sequence ATGGGAGATTGGCAATCTAATAGTGGAATTTTTCATGGAGAGACTGAAGCCCGGGAAAATGTTCCAGGGCTAATCAGGAAAATCCATGCAGATGGAGCTGTAAACCTTAGAGACATAATAGAAAACAGTGTTCTAATAAAAAGGCAAAAGGAAGCCTTATTTATGTTGACAGAGTCCGGAGATATGTCCAGGGCCTCATTGACTGCAATGGCTCAGAGGCTTCTGGCAACAGAAGAAGGAAGATATGAAAAAGCAACAGCTATTACAGATCTGGTCTCTAAGCTGGGACCAATGTTCGGACTGCTTGGAACTTTAATCCCACTGGGCCCTGGCGTTATGGCTTTAGGAAAAGGAGACATACAGACCTTGTCCATGTCTTTTGCTTCAGCCTTTGACAGTACTATTGTAGGGGTTATTACTGCTGCTGTCTGTTTTGTTATTTCAAATATCCGTAAACGTTGGTACGATGATTATATGATCAGTTTTGAGGCAGTTATGGAATGTGTTTTAGAGGAGGTAACTAACGATGATCAGAAACAGTGGACTCGGGAGCAGGCGTAG
- a CDS encoding S-layer homology domain-containing protein has translation MIKKYNPRILFIWVLLLCFIISSSLSSTAFCYAQTGDKSAETTQTKTDKGGYHLPDAVSGYWLAPGQFSGGNFDKTLSYLGPLSLLGSCTGTQYQGKIGESWQNGASLGNFGGYVTYHFDDAIDNSDKNPYGIDFIVYGNSSAYNNDGRNSMAFAEPAQVWVSQDGEKWYAIAGSDHYKDSTIWDYEMTYYNTGKNISNYTNNQGVTSPKPVSTVTSSPYTTSPAVQNNQKNTVKGIFLDYDDSKVGSWAFGYGDTHINIFTDKFDVVQSNPYRENQYKDPQGDPIDISWAVDENGLPVKLDKISYVKVQNAVFKDAGSLGEKSPEINAVIGTKSDKEVIHKTKAPKAITVNDSKILLQEDKNVYDVDMSSKMRIAVETDSRTNVYINENYTSAVNFTSLPKKGIIRVILQEGNCEPQIYYLVDKNIKEKLAKEPKVATVSKNNENEELQPDIKVFMDLEKFSLGQGFILEPYEITVPKGSSAADALLKVLEKKSIPYKNTGSIKSQFYVSAIGDTESNINIPDYIKQAVGNSLTSRNDKNYLGEFDYSKWSGWMYCVNNTFPSKGSSDYELSDGDVVRWQFSLYGYGSDIGAGDEKWGQKNLKELGNKDALIQKIAAINNLSCRQAVLALSDNKSKYDQAVEVLKKIDSSQSEIDNAVKALESVGTEKQIRDNLTLSVQKSEAGDKVIYSTHAKIGGTEVSDFIYPMTMNIPFSGKSTKDTMLCDIGNNLYITNPEKKPVVFGKWNDQGNAFTIMDNKTSNYVFATSKSSFSDTGKSSQQRYINWLLQRNVIKENKEQKYYPDKFITRAEFVQMLANLSGETFFQQTGEPWYYQAEKWAVHEGIITLDKNEFHPGAFVSGKEMKVMLDNYMLNIEKQKNKTASGVISVKGNVTRGQAAEAVARTIENSL, from the coding sequence GTGATAAAAAAATATAATCCTAGAATACTTTTTATATGGGTTTTACTCCTTTGTTTTATAATTTCAAGCTCCTTGTCGTCAACGGCATTCTGTTATGCGCAAACCGGTGATAAGTCAGCAGAAACTACACAGACCAAAACCGATAAAGGAGGCTATCATTTACCTGATGCAGTGTCAGGATACTGGTTGGCACCAGGACAATTCAGTGGTGGAAACTTTGATAAAACACTGAGTTATCTGGGGCCTCTTTCCCTGCTGGGAAGCTGTACAGGTACTCAGTATCAGGGAAAGATAGGAGAGTCCTGGCAAAATGGTGCATCATTGGGAAACTTCGGCGGATATGTTACCTATCATTTTGACGATGCTATTGACAATAGCGATAAAAACCCCTACGGGATAGACTTCATTGTTTATGGCAATTCAAGCGCTTATAATAATGATGGCAGAAACTCTATGGCATTTGCTGAGCCGGCGCAGGTTTGGGTTTCTCAGGACGGAGAAAAATGGTATGCTATCGCTGGTAGCGACCATTATAAAGACTCAACCATTTGGGACTATGAGATGACCTATTATAATACGGGGAAGAATATTTCCAATTATACAAATAATCAGGGAGTTACAAGTCCAAAGCCGGTGAGCACGGTTACCAGTTCACCTTATACTACTAGCCCTGCTGTTCAAAATAATCAGAAAAACACAGTGAAAGGCATCTTCTTAGATTACGATGATTCCAAAGTAGGAAGTTGGGCTTTTGGATATGGGGACACACACATAAACATCTTTACTGATAAATTCGATGTAGTGCAGTCAAATCCATACAGGGAAAATCAGTATAAAGATCCTCAGGGAGACCCTATTGATATTTCCTGGGCTGTTGATGAGAATGGATTGCCTGTAAAACTTGATAAAATCAGTTACGTGAAAGTTCAGAATGCAGTTTTTAAGGATGCAGGTTCATTAGGAGAAAAGTCACCAGAAATTAATGCTGTGATAGGAACTAAATCAGATAAAGAAGTAATACATAAAACTAAAGCCCCAAAAGCAATAACGGTGAATGACAGTAAAATCCTGCTACAGGAGGATAAAAACGTATATGATGTAGACATGTCTTCCAAAATGCGCATTGCAGTAGAAACTGATTCCAGGACAAATGTCTATATTAATGAAAATTATACTTCTGCAGTTAATTTTACTTCCCTGCCTAAAAAGGGCATCATCAGAGTGATTTTGCAGGAAGGAAACTGTGAACCACAGATTTATTATCTTGTAGACAAAAATATTAAAGAAAAATTAGCAAAAGAGCCAAAAGTTGCAACAGTGTCAAAAAATAATGAGAATGAGGAGTTGCAGCCAGATATTAAGGTATTTATGGATTTGGAGAAATTTTCACTGGGACAGGGCTTTATACTGGAGCCCTATGAGATAACGGTTCCCAAAGGCTCTTCTGCAGCAGATGCGCTGCTGAAGGTTTTAGAGAAAAAATCCATTCCTTATAAAAATACAGGTTCCATAAAAAGCCAGTTTTATGTTTCCGCTATTGGTGATACTGAAAGTAACATAAATATTCCGGATTATATAAAGCAGGCTGTCGGAAATAGTCTGACAAGCAGAAATGACAAAAACTATTTAGGAGAGTTCGATTACTCGAAATGGAGCGGATGGATGTATTGTGTAAACAATACATTCCCATCCAAAGGTTCTTCAGATTATGAATTGTCAGATGGAGATGTGGTCCGCTGGCAGTTCTCTCTCTATGGATATGGCTCGGATATTGGAGCCGGAGATGAAAAATGGGGACAAAAGAACCTAAAGGAACTGGGAAATAAAGATGCACTAATCCAAAAAATCGCAGCAATCAATAACTTATCCTGCAGGCAAGCTGTACTTGCCTTATCTGATAATAAAAGCAAATATGATCAGGCAGTAGAAGTACTAAAAAAAATTGATAGTAGTCAGAGTGAAATTGATAATGCTGTAAAAGCTTTGGAATCTGTAGGTACTGAAAAGCAGATAAGAGATAATCTTACTTTGTCAGTACAAAAAAGCGAAGCGGGAGATAAAGTTATTTATAGTACCCATGCCAAAATAGGAGGGACAGAGGTTTCAGATTTTATTTATCCAATGACCATGAATATTCCTTTTAGTGGTAAAAGTACAAAGGATACCATGTTATGTGACATCGGCAATAATTTATATATAACTAATCCTGAAAAAAAACCGGTAGTGTTTGGAAAATGGAATGATCAGGGAAATGCATTTACCATTATGGACAATAAGACCAGCAATTATGTATTTGCAACTTCTAAATCTTCATTTTCGGACACTGGTAAAAGCTCTCAACAAAGATATATCAACTGGTTATTACAGCGAAATGTAATAAAAGAAAATAAAGAACAGAAGTATTATCCGGATAAATTCATTACCAGAGCAGAATTCGTGCAAATGCTAGCCAATCTTTCAGGAGAAACTTTTTTCCAGCAGACTGGTGAACCTTGGTATTATCAGGCAGAAAAATGGGCAGTCCACGAGGGAATTATTACCCTTGACAAAAATGAATTTCATCCTGGGGCTTTTGTTAGTGGTAAAGAAATGAAGGTAATGCTGGATAATTACATGCTTAATATTGAAAAACAAAAGAACAAGACCGCAAGTGGTGTGATAAGCGTAAAGGGCAATGTCACCAGAGGACAAGCAGCAGAGGCAGTAGCACGAACTATTGAGAACAGTTTGTAA